In Euphorbia lathyris chromosome 2, ddEupLath1.1, whole genome shotgun sequence, the sequence ATTACCTACTTTCCATGTCTCTCATGCTGCTTATCTTGCTCAAATCAACTCTCAATATGAACCTTCTACTTATAAACAAGTTATTCTTGATCCCAATTGGATCTTTGCTATGGACGTTGGACTTAAAGCTTTGGAGCTTAATGACACATGGGTTCTTACAACTTTGCCACGTGGGAAGAAGGATATTTCTACAAGATGGGTCATATTAAGCACAAACCGAATGGCGAGGTTGATCGGTATAAAGCAAGACTTGTTGCTATAGGCTATAATGAAATACAATGTATCGATTATGTTGAGCGTTTTCTCCTGTTGCAAAGGTTATGACTATTCGTATAATATTTGCTCTTGCTCCTTCTAAAGCTTGGCCAATCCATCATATTGATATCAATAACGCATATTTACATGGGTTTATTGATGAAGATATATATCTTCTTCTCCTGATGGTTATACAAAGGCTCTTCCTAGTCAAGTGTGTAAGTTGAAGAAGTCTTTATATGGCTTGAAACAAGCCGGATGGTGATGGAACATTGAATTTACTACACAACTGATTGCTTATGATTTTCAACAAGCTTCGACTAATCATTGCCTTTTCACTTATACAAGTGGAGACATTTTTCTCGTTCTAGTTGTATATGTCGATGATGTGTTGATTACTGGGAATTTAGAAGAATGCATTCAAGATGTGAAGTGACACTTTCATGCTTTTTTTACAATTAAAGATATAGGGCATGCTAAATATTTTTTGGGGTTAGTTGGCAAGAGACTCAGCTGGCATTTTTTGTATCTCAACATAAATATACTCTTGATCTTTTACATGATGTTGGATATGATTCTTGTACCTCTTCATGTTGTCCAACGCAACTAGGTATAGATCTCGGTCCTTTTGGTGGAACTCCTCTACCCGATCCAAATTTTTTATCATCGATTGGTTGGTCGGTTACTATACTTAAATTTTACTAGGCCTGATATTGCCTTTGCTGTCCAACAACTCAGCCAGTTTATGCATTCTCCTTGTAACCATCATTTGGATGTTGTGTTTTACTTGTTACGGTATCtcatgagagagagagagacgtgTCGCTCTCTCAACTGAGGGATAAGTATATCtcgtcattatcaagtaataaatttagttaagtccatgtatcgaatccacagaATTTATACCCACAAGTATGGAACCACTCGGTTCTATATGTTATCTAGGTGGTGAATATTTTAGGTTGGTTTGGGTAACAATTATagactactcctaaactatatGTGAGACATTTTTTTATGCGTTTTAAGCCCTTATGGGATGATACGTATGGCGTTAAGTTACAACACGTGATAAACAATATTTCAGAATATATACGAGtaacaatttactcttgcaaagatgattATATGTAAACTGACCAACTTCGTGAAGTTCTTAGATCGTGGTTCCCTCTTAAGGAAACTCTAATTCTTAGATTCAGAAaatagggcccgtaagtttcgtGGTATTAATTCCTATGGTTTCCGAGTTGTCAATTTCGGTAAGCCAATACTTATGTGAATCCTAATTGATTTCGGAGTTTGCAATCAAcctatataataataaattataagaaTCAAAGCAAGGAATAAACATCAACAAGTATAGTGAAACTGAAAAACTTATACCATATATTATAACTGTGAAAAGCGTATATGCAGAATACAACCGAATCTAGCACATAGGAAGAATACAAACTAGTTAACAAGGTAAAAGGGAAGAAGAACCAtcccttagaactagctaaccggactcaaggtcgTCGCTTCGGATTCGGAGGtagaactctcgagcttggggaACAAAGATGGAATGTAACTTCATCGAAGGAATGGGAGAATTACAACAACCTCTCAAGATGTAAGGATTTTATTACCTAAAATGCCTAATTGAGTGTCAATCACTTCTATTTATACAAAAATCAAACTTGGGACATAATCATAATTACATTTATCTTTGATCGTTTCACATAAGAAAACACAAAAATTAGGGTCACACGGCGTATGGACCAGGTGACAGACCGTGTTGACCATGTGGACTGGTTGACCCAGGCTAAATTGGACCTTGACTGGATGGATATTGCCTTTTATTGTCTTCTAAAAAATTGGCTCACACGCCATGTGGGATTTTGTGGAGTTTTTGTCCGTTGGGCAACAATTGACACGGCATGTTGACTAGGTGACATGTCGTGTTGACTTCGAGACCAAAGGGGACAGTTGACTGACAGCTCGCGAATTCAGTCTTTTTAACTCACATGTCATGTTGACCTTGTGACACGACGTGTCGCTTGCTGCAGGGCTATTATTTCTCCTTTTTCATATGGTGCATGGAGAGCTTTCATGGTTCTTTCTCGTTTCCTCGTGCATTTTTGTGGCCTATAAAACACGATCATTGGAACCgagattaatttatttattcattattaATTAAAGGAATTTAATAACGACCGAAATCAAGTAATAGtgcatattttattatttttgttattttattaaaatatacgcaaaatcaaataataaacgTAATAATTAGCTCAGAAATAAATCGTAAATTATcctaaaagatagggataaaacaCTCTTATCAATATCTTCGCGATACTCCTTGTTATGACTGTTTTATGGATCTCAAAGTTCTTTTGCCTTACGTGGGTATTGTGATGTTGATTGGGGTTGATGTCGGGAGACTCATCGCTCTATCAGCGGTTATTGCATCTTTTTGGGGGATTCTTTGGTCTCTTGGAAGGCAAAGAAACAACCTACTATTAGCAAGTCCTCCGATGAAGCCGAATACCGATACATAACAAGTACTAGTTGTGAACTTAAGTGGATTTCTTATATTCTCAATGCATTGCAACTTCCTCTTCACTTGCCTATTTCCCTACATTGTGATAATGGGGCAACCATTTTCATCGCTTCCAATCCGGTTTTTCATGAGCGTAAAAAATATATCGACATTAACTATCATATCATACGCCAACATCTTACTTTTGGGTTTCTTCAAACACCTCATGTTCCTACTAGTTCACAAATAGTTGATGCTTTTACCGAGCCACTGTCAGCTCCACATTTACAGCCTTTCTTAGTCAAGATGGGACCGGTTTCTTCCCAACCTTCATAGATAAGAAATATAGAATTTAGTTTGTTATATTACTGATGAGATGGATCATTATTGACCACATGTTTTATATACATTTGCTATATAACTCAAAGGCAACTAAGAACTCACTTTTCCAATACAATTAATTCAATGGATTTGTCATTCattttatattctttttctGCATAATATCCTATATCTGCAAGATGTCTTTCAAATCCTTCTAGTTTGCATCCTTAGCCTCGAACTTTTCTTGAATTCGTGGATCCATATTGTCGGTTAGACATCCAATAAGTTGGATCAGTGTTTGAAACTCAAAACACAGGTGgtaatataaaagataaataatgaTAGATTGATAATACTAATGGAatggaattaaaaacaaatgAGAGCAAAAGATAAAATGGATAGAGCCAACTCTCTAATTGTTAGAGGAGAAACCTCCCTCCTTACTGAAGTAGAGCCTTTGTTAAAGGCAACCAAAGAAAACACAAAACTAACTCTTCCTTCTCTACAACTATCCGACGTAACTTAATATTAAGCCCCTAacctattatttgatcacattttGCCCATGAACTATCTCAAACAAATTTAGATGTAGACTTGACAAAACCATTATCCTCCGTCATGTAtagtgatattttgacatatgaacTTGACACATCACACGTTTTGAAGATTATTTACCACATAAATTCttttatgtgaaaataattaattagattaaaaaataaaaacaaatctctaaactaaaatttattaaatttaagtgtcGAACTATCGTCACGTGTCAATAGAATAACAATTATGCTAAGTCTTCATTCAAATAGGGTGAAATTGCACTAATTGGAATATATCAGGAGCCAAATATGACAAAATAATAGGTCAAGagccaaataacaaaattttggatagatcgaGGGTCAACTAGTGGTTTAAGCCATAACTATCCCTTATATACTAAAGGATACCTAAATACTAGTACTAATGTTTTATACCCAAAATGCCCTTTTTTCTACTATGGACTATGCCATTCTCTATCAGGTTGCAGTCCAAGCTGGATTTTGAGAGGTTTGATAGAGCTATCTTGATCTGGAGCAATTCAAACTTGTGTGGCATTTTGTGGATGTGGTGGTTTTATAGAAACCTGTTAGCTCATGAGAAAACTGGTCTTGATGTATATCTTACTTTTACAAAAGCCCAATTGATGATCTTGTCTATTTGTCCTCTTCAATCTAAAAGGATGAAGTTAATGCTACTATTGTTTCAAGTTGGTTTCCTCGTCTAATTGTTTTAAATTGAATGTAAATACAACATCTGGTTTAGCCTAGCTCAGCCCAGACATAATGTAAATATAATGTCTAATCCAGCCTATGAAGATGTCTAATCCAGATTGATGAATCAAAAAGCCTCACATCAAGGAATTTTGATTCGCATGCTGGACCTATTCCCCATTACCAAAAGTTATAAACGGATATCTTCCAAAATTGTCAAACTTAAACAATGTAACCAAAAAAAGTTAAGAAATAAGATACACCTTTCAATAATATCAATGAATGTCTTCTCTATTGTCAGAAAACAGCTCCCAATCTCTCCCAATTAGACCAGATTGGCTTTTGATCTTACCCGACTTCAGAATAATTCTATCATTGAATTCTTTGCAAGGCTCGGTTAATTGGTTCTTGGAAATATTGAAGTGATATAAAAATTGCTTCCTATAACAAAAGACATTCTGAATCACAATAACATCTTTTAACAAATACAATTTGTCTATGTAAAGAAGAAAATATCTAAATGTATACCTCAGTTCGAATTGTTCTACTTCCTTGATGAGGACAGATATTCAAGTAAGAACTGAAAACATCGCAAGCCTTTTTTCCCTTCACCAAGAAGAAACGCCAAATCAATACTTTATCTTAAGCAGCTAACTAGACTCGAGTCATTACTTTATGCAACATGCATAAAGAACAGGCAAGGATGCATGTGTGTGAGTAAGGAAGTGTCAACCATTTTATTCCAACTACACTTCGTGCTCTCAAAATCATATAACAAGGAGGGAAATAGTTCAACTTGTTTCCAAGGGAGAAAAATGGgaagatggaaagaaaaagaaagaagagagacaATTGCTTTTTTTGTGtggataaagtaaaaaaaaaaaaaaaaaaaaaaaccctactATCCTTACCAGCCAAGAGCAATATCCATATAAATATTACAATCGAGGACCTAATGTTAACAATCTAAGCCAATTACAGACATGTGGCATTGGATTCTAATCAAGTgttgggaaaaaaaaaattaaaaaacccaATGTCAAACTTAAAAGGCATTCACCCCTAAACTTATTATGGGATTGCAAAACTATGCAACTAGTGCAGTATACATGAAGTTCATTAGGATGTTTTAAGGATGTCTGGAATTGATCCAACTTCTCAAAATTAGGACTCAATTGTACCATTCTTGGCTAGCAGCGATAGGAGTATTTTTGTGCCTTAACCTTGTTTCCCTCTTTTGAAGTAAGGAGAGACAGTTATCCATAAAATGATGCAAAATAAGAATGATCTTTCAAGAATATCAGTATATTCTGTATTTTGAATTGGAAGAAATAGTACCTTCAAATTACTGTCTTCTTCAATACTTTCTTCCAATCCAGCGAGCCCACCAAAAGCAATCAGCAAATGCCTTGCCAATTAAACATACAATCAGAAGAATGAAGTTGGAAGAATGTGCTTTAAATACACTCATATACtatccaataaaaaaaaatcccttACAAGTAGAGAAAACAAAACATTATATTATGAAAAAGATAACCCAATTGGCTAAAAGTCCAAAAACTGGAACACTGCTGAGAGTCTCTTGCCATAATAATTGAGTCCAGCCACCTACAGGAAACTACAGAGTTAATTGAAAGCAAAGTACCTGAAAGTTGGTAATGAAAGCTCCGATGCATTGATAATCTCACCATGCTCTGAGGTACCAATTATATGGTCATACCCACCCTATATTAACAAAACTGAAGTTAATAAAGACCTAATGTAAACTGACAAACACAAAGCTACAAACGGCTTTTAAGAAGAAGATAGGATCAAATATGAGTACCTTATATGGACAATTGTTAAATACTGAACTAATATTAGAAGCATAACGCACTCTATATCCCCAATACATTCCTGCTTCCTCCCTGGGCTTGGATAATGAGACAACCTGGCGTGGTAAATCTAGATAAACACGATATAAGCTCATGAGATTTGTGGATTTATTATTCTGCAAGCCTACTGTCTCCTTATTTTTGTGACAACAGATATTTCTATGAATTAACCGTGGTGTACCTCTGGTCATATCTAAAGCTCTTTTGGCCCTATCATTTGAATTCACTTAAAATAGACAGGAGAACAAAACAGGCAAGGTTTAAAACTTTATAACAGGAATTGAAGATAAACTGATTACCCGAATCCAAACTGCGGTTGGTCCCCATTGCCACAGTTACTCTAATGCCAGGTTCAAGTGCTTGATCAACTACAACATTCTGCATAATTTAGCTTCAAATCTGTGAAACATTAAATTTACAACAGGCTTGGTTCTGATCTAGACTTCAAAGtcaaaatcataaaattggTGCCAAATGAAGAAAGCATGATgcagggaagaaaaaaaaaacactatacATTAAGCTTTCATGTTCCATACTGAAAAAACCTCGCCTGAACAAAATGGTTGAGATCAGCACAGGAACACAAGAAAACATATTATACAatgcaaataaaataaaactgtGATGCATGTTTTTTTGACTTTGCTTAATCTAATTCCAGCCAACCACTTTTGCCACACTGTCAAAAAATTGACAGATTCAAGATCTTAGAAGCATATAGTGCCTATAATTTCATCCAACATGCTTATGGAAAAAGATTCTCACCTAGTAATTATCCAACTCTTGCTATTTCTAACATATATGAAACGACAAGACACTTAATTTAGGAAGAAACAGGAGGTCAATATCAAATCAGTAACAAAATCAAGTAGATTGCTACCTTACTCAAACCAACATCAACCTGAGTCCCTACAGAATTTGGAGCTTTTTCATTTAATGTGATTCCTGCAACATTAACATAAGACATCAAATGGTAAATTGAATGAAGGGAAATACAAAAAATGTTGAAGATAAGAATCCACATAAGATATCCAGATCTACAAAAGAAACAAAGGTGTACCAAAATCAAAAACCTTACCACCTTTGACCAACAATAAAATTTCTAGTTGATGATCATGAAACTTTTGCCCATATTTAGAAAATAACTTTTCATTCACCTTAATCCGCCCAAAAAAGGCTATCCCCTGAGCATGTGAAAGAACTGAAATATCAAACACTTACCTTCTCGAAATGAACACCACTCATGTTTGCGCAAATGATGTGGAGCATCAAGAGGAGGCAATAGACCCTTCCAAAAGAAAAATTCAAAGTGCACAATTATAAACAACTTCAGTTCAGGCCACCAACAATCACCAAAACTCAAAGAATCCAAATTTGGAATAATATAAAAGTCATCAGCATTCAGCAACTCACCACAAATCTCAGGCAATTAAGCTTAGGAAACAAAGCTTTTCTTAAATACTGTGGAGTCTCGAGGTACCGCAAGATTCTTATGAGAAATGCTGCACCACTTTCATTCTCATCATAACCATTGCCTGTGTCCATAGTAGGATCCTCGTTCACTGAACTAGTCTTATTATCAAACACCACTACCTGCTCACAGGATGAAGGTCAAATCGCAATTAAAGCAAGTCCTCTTATACAATTACACCGTTCGGGGGAAATGATCTCGAATAGAATGTCAAGTTAGCAATAAAGCGAAGTATTAATGGAGGAATAAGGCACGGACCTCATCAATTCGAAATATGGTCGCTGCACGAGCAATCTGACCAGCCAACtgataaaattgaaatacaagaaggacaaacTCTGAGGAATCGAAAAACTGTACAATGGATGAATATAAGCTACGGAAACTGTAAAATGAGGAGCATAGAGAGTCAGTCGTACTCGGGTAGCAAGTTCAAGAGACTGAGCGTTGTCGATGATTGAACCAGCGATGGCTATGCTCACTGTAGGTATTCCCTTCACTTCATTCTTGTCTTTCTCTGTCTCAGTCTCAGCtctttccttctttttcttcttcttcttcttcttcttcttcttctttctctgagAATCTCCATCAACGAGCTCCTCCGCCTCGAGCTCATTTTCCACTCCCTCAACTTCTGTATCTGATTCTGATCTTTTCTTCTTGCCCATTTCTTTGACGTTCGGGATTTACAACTGAGCTTCTTCCGGGTTTGGAGAGGGGTTTTCCGGGAGTTATGGGGTTCTGTAGCTTGTTATTAGAAAGCGGAAACATCTTAAGCAATGGGTTTTCGGGTCGGGCACCCAAATTATAACCGGATTCAAACGTCCAATGGAAAATAGCAGGCTTTAACCAGATTCAAAAGTAACATTAACCCATCTATCCAAATTTATTTATGAAATCTCAAAGTGTATAACAACTCAACAGTTAACAGTTAAATAAATAATTctgttaaattattattattgtattGTTATGTGTATTATGAATAATATTcgaaattatattaatttaaataatttaatataacaTGCTTTTGGTAttaatagccgcaaccttatcaaagctattaaaaggctttgctctttCTTTGAAATCGTAGATTTCAGTCAtattttcagagagcagaaccgtgttgctgATCGCGTGGCTGCTACcggccatgagggggtgttaggtgttactaccctCTCTGAACCCCCTAGTTATCTCTCTTCCcttcttcttgaggataggattggggttagcttccctaggctaatcccaagTTAGCTTgttctttgtttgttttttcttttcctgtttctacccaaaaaaaaatttagcattggaatttaaccaaataatattatcaatataaatataaagatagaTGATGACAAATAGTGTTTTAATCCAAAATAACACTAACTAGTATATTTTCATATGTAGtgaagtggatttttttttcttttacaaaaTTATATCTTTTACAATATCAGAAAAATAAAAGTATTGTGTGACATGATGAAATTAACATATCGTCATGTTAATGAAAATCAATAATTTCATGTCAAAtcgttacaaaaaaaaattaatttcatgtCATATTAAAAAAATCCAACAAATAAACATAGACGTTAATAAAGTCTATGTACTACATTAAcaaaaactaatgagttaagctatgtttattttgtttttaacacTATTGGAggaacttactttgttaaagtccACCATCATCTAATgatgaaaaaaacaaagtaacctttattttatcaaaaacaaagtaaacatggTTGATCGAATTTGTTTATTTTACTAACAGTTTCCTTTTGCAACAAAGTATATGTGTATCACATTTCTATACTTGTAAATATGTAAAACACatcaaatttttctttttactttacCCTGAAAACTAAGAAAGGGAACAAAATTTAAAATGCTACTTTTGTCACAAAATGATAAATCACTTCTAGTTTTCACgtgttttaattaaaaatatttgttATAGTTAAAGAAAAAATTCTTACATATAGTTTTTCTAATTTACCTGCATTTAACTTACTAATATAAATGGATGGATGATTATTAAATTAATGATTACTAAATTATAGTTTTCAATAACATTTTTGTGATGTGATTAGCACAATGTTtataatttgaaattaatttatcgtactttattattttatatgtataataaatatattttttataataatagtACAGGATATTTTGGAAAGATTAGAAAACAGCTCTCTTATAAAAGGAAATTTGATCTATAAATTAGGGTGGACAAAAATGATAAACTAATCTACCAAATtgaaatagaaaacaaaaacaaatgtttcaagaaaaaaaaatatacatatttttgtAGTGAAAGCGAGCAAACCTGGAAAAAGGAGGGCCCATGAAATTCCAAACATGTTGGCACTTCAGAAGACCACCCAACAACTAGTAAACCCAATatcatcaaaaagaaaaaagaaagataaagtttatacaaaagaatgaaaattaaaaaaaaaatgaaaaatacaaCCAGAGGCCAATGGCCTAAACAAATCGGAAAAAATTCAGTCCGACGAAAAATAAACGGGACACAAAAACCGGGAACGAGGGCCACCAATTATCAACCGAAGCAGCAGCTCCAAAGCGAGCGAAACCATCTGCAGAGGCATTCCCTTCACGATAGATATGACTCACTCTGACGTCTG encodes:
- the LOC136219776 gene encoding uncharacterized protein translates to MGKKKRSESDTEVEGVENELEAEELVDGDSQRKKKKKKKKKKKKKERAETETEKDKNEVKGIPTVSIAIAGSIIDNAQSLELATRLAGQIARAATIFRIDEVVVFDNKTSSVNEDPTMDTGNGYDENESGAAFLIRILRYLETPQYLRKALFPKLNCLRFVGLLPPLDAPHHLRKHEWCSFREGITLNEKAPNSVGTQVDVGLSKNVVVDQALEPGIRVTVAMGTNRSLDSDLPRQVVSLSKPREEAGMYWGYRVRYASNISSVFNNCPYKGGYDHIIGTSEHGEIINASELSLPTFRHLLIAFGGLAGLEESIEEDSNLKGKKACDVFSSYLNICPHQGSRTIRTEEAIFISLQYFQEPINRALQRIQ